From Micrococcus porci, one genomic window encodes:
- a CDS encoding IclR family transcriptional regulator domain-containing protein, with product MSLPSTEITSPAPGDGYVRALATGLAVLRAFTPDVPRLTLTEAADAAGVSRATARRSLLTLVELGYAVQDGRAFELTPKVLELGHGYWSGRSTSEVLRPVLTRASQRLHQSCSAGVLHGAHLMYIARVHTERILRVNLDVGTLLPAFSTSMGRVLLAGLDDAEVRRVLEGAPRTPATAQTLTDVDALLEEVRRVRERGHALVHGELDPNLSSVAVPVRDRDGRVVLAVNTALSTRRGRLGEALSPAAAEAAAAEALPVLREAADDAEAALELLGR from the coding sequence ATGTCCCTCCCCTCGACCGAGATCACCTCCCCCGCCCCCGGAGACGGCTACGTGCGCGCCCTGGCCACCGGCCTGGCGGTGCTGCGCGCCTTCACCCCGGACGTCCCCAGGCTCACGCTCACCGAGGCCGCCGACGCCGCCGGCGTCTCCCGGGCGACCGCGCGTCGGTCCCTGCTGACGCTGGTGGAGCTCGGCTACGCGGTGCAGGACGGGCGCGCCTTCGAGCTCACGCCCAAGGTGCTGGAGCTCGGCCACGGCTACTGGTCCGGGCGCTCGACCTCGGAGGTGCTGCGGCCCGTGCTGACGCGCGCCTCCCAGCGGCTGCACCAGTCGTGCTCCGCGGGCGTGCTCCACGGGGCGCACCTGATGTACATCGCCCGCGTGCACACCGAGCGGATCCTGCGGGTGAACCTGGACGTCGGCACGCTGCTGCCCGCCTTCAGCACCTCCATGGGGCGGGTGCTGCTCGCGGGCCTCGACGACGCCGAGGTCCGCCGGGTGCTCGAGGGCGCCCCGCGCACCCCCGCCACGGCGCAGACGCTCACGGACGTCGACGCGCTGCTGGAGGAGGTCCGCCGGGTCCGCGAGCGCGGCCACGCCCTGGTGCACGGGGAACTGGACCCCAACCTCAGCTCGGTGGCCGTGCCCGTGCGCGACCGGGACGGGCGCGTGGTCCTCGCCGTGAACACCGCCCTGTCCACCCGGCGGGGCCGGCTCGGCGAGGCCCTCTCCCCCGCGGCCGCCGAGGCCGCTGCGGCGGAGGCCCTGCCCGTGCTGCGTGAGGCCGCGGACGACGCCGAGGCCGCCCTGGAGCTGCTGGGGCGCTGA
- a CDS encoding thiolase family protein: MSLTDAYVFDAVRTPFGKIGGKLAGVRPDDMAAHVVRALVDRAPGLEGLRAESAQAVADAAAGHPIEAGTDAAAPQKIDDVVFGNANGAGEENRNVGRMATLLAGLPLSIPGTTVNRLCGSSLDAAIIASRQINTGEADVVLVGGVESMSRAPWVLPKTSRPFPMHNLEAANTTLGWRLINDAMPSQWTVSLGEATEQLRERFDVSRERQDEFAARSHQLTAKAWDEGRYDDLVTVVPGTDLERDETVRPDSTPETLAGLRTVFRKENGTVTAGNASPMNDGASAAFLGSEKGAEVLGLPPIARIAGRATAANEPNFFGYAPVEAANVALRRAGITWKDVAAVELNEAFAAQSLVCVDAWGVDPEIVNAWGGAIAIGHPLGASGTRVLGTLARRLQATGERWGVAALCIGVGQGIAVVLENVDAR, encoded by the coding sequence ATGAGCCTCACCGATGCCTACGTCTTCGACGCCGTCCGCACCCCCTTCGGCAAGATCGGCGGCAAGCTCGCCGGCGTCCGCCCCGACGACATGGCCGCCCACGTGGTCCGCGCCCTCGTGGACCGCGCCCCCGGCCTGGAGGGCCTGCGCGCCGAGTCCGCCCAGGCCGTGGCCGACGCCGCCGCCGGGCACCCGATCGAGGCCGGCACGGACGCCGCCGCCCCGCAGAAGATCGACGACGTCGTCTTCGGCAACGCCAACGGCGCCGGCGAGGAGAACCGCAACGTGGGCCGCATGGCCACCCTGCTGGCGGGCCTGCCGCTGTCCATCCCGGGCACCACCGTGAACCGCCTCTGCGGCTCCTCCCTGGACGCCGCGATCATCGCTTCCCGCCAGATCAACACCGGCGAGGCGGACGTGGTGCTCGTGGGCGGCGTGGAGTCCATGTCCCGCGCCCCCTGGGTGCTGCCCAAGACGTCCCGCCCGTTCCCCATGCACAACCTCGAGGCCGCCAACACGACGCTCGGCTGGCGCCTGATCAACGACGCGATGCCGAGCCAGTGGACCGTCTCCCTCGGTGAGGCCACCGAGCAGCTGCGCGAACGCTTCGACGTCTCCCGTGAGCGCCAGGACGAGTTCGCCGCCCGCTCCCACCAGCTCACGGCGAAGGCCTGGGACGAGGGGAGGTACGACGACCTGGTCACCGTGGTGCCCGGCACCGACCTGGAGCGGGACGAGACCGTCCGCCCGGACTCCACCCCGGAGACCCTCGCCGGCCTGCGCACCGTGTTCCGCAAGGAGAACGGCACCGTCACCGCCGGCAACGCCTCCCCGATGAACGACGGCGCCTCCGCCGCCTTCCTCGGCTCGGAGAAGGGCGCCGAGGTGCTCGGCCTGCCGCCGATCGCCCGCATCGCCGGCCGCGCCACCGCCGCGAACGAGCCGAACTTCTTCGGCTACGCCCCGGTGGAGGCCGCCAACGTGGCCCTGCGCCGCGCCGGCATCACGTGGAAGGACGTGGCCGCCGTCGAACTCAACGAGGCCTTCGCCGCCCAGTCCCTGGTGTGCGTGGACGCCTGGGGCGTGGATCCGGAGATCGTGAACGCGTGGGGCGGCGCCATCGCCATCGGCCACCCGCTGGGTGCCTCCGGCACCCGCGTGCTCGGCACCCTGGCCCGCCGCCTGCAGGCCACCGGCGAGCGGTGGGGCGTGGCCGCGCTGTGCATCGGCGTGGGCCAGGGCATCGCCGTCGTCCTGGAGAACGTGGACGCGCGCTGA
- a CDS encoding 3-oxoacid CoA-transferase subunit A yields the protein MLEFVETAAEAVAQVRDGQTVLIGGFGNAGQPMELIDALLESGATGLTVVNNNAGQADAGLALLIKERRVAKIICSFPRQSDSWHFDEAYRAGEIELELVPQGNLAERLRAGGAGIGGFFTPTGYGTQLAEGKEVREIDGRHYVLESPIKGDVALIKAYAADRHGNLVYRKTARNFGPVMAAAAATTIVQVDEISEEPLNPEHVITPSIYVDTVVRIQTESGVKEREALAAGKPKPCLATETAAGQAAEGK from the coding sequence GTGCTGGAGTTCGTGGAGACGGCTGCCGAGGCCGTCGCCCAGGTGAGGGACGGCCAGACCGTCCTGATCGGCGGGTTCGGCAACGCCGGTCAGCCGATGGAGCTGATCGACGCCCTGCTGGAGTCCGGCGCCACCGGCCTGACGGTGGTGAACAACAACGCGGGCCAGGCCGACGCCGGCCTCGCCCTGCTGATCAAGGAGCGGCGCGTCGCCAAGATCATCTGCTCCTTCCCCCGCCAGTCCGACTCGTGGCACTTCGACGAGGCCTACCGGGCCGGGGAGATCGAACTGGAGCTCGTGCCCCAGGGCAACCTGGCCGAGCGGCTGCGCGCCGGCGGCGCCGGCATCGGCGGGTTCTTCACACCCACCGGCTACGGCACCCAGCTGGCCGAGGGCAAGGAGGTCCGCGAGATCGACGGCAGGCACTACGTGCTGGAGTCTCCGATCAAGGGCGACGTCGCCCTGATCAAGGCCTACGCCGCGGACCGTCACGGCAACCTCGTGTACCGCAAGACCGCCCGGAACTTCGGGCCGGTCATGGCCGCCGCGGCCGCCACGACGATCGTCCAGGTGGACGAGATCAGCGAGGAGCCGCTGAACCCGGAGCACGTGATCACCCCGTCCATCTACGTGGACACCGTGGTGCGGATCCAGACGGAGTCCGGCGTGAAGGAGCGCGAGGCCCTGGCCGCCGGCAAACCCAAGCCCTGCCTGGCCACCGAGACCGCGGCCGGGCAGGCCGCCGAGGGGAAGTGA
- a CDS encoding 3-oxoacid CoA-transferase subunit B, translating into MGFTHTENPLSHEELAQVIAADIAPGSYVNLGIGQPTTVSDYLDADQHVTLHTENGMLGFGPQAHGEQVDEDLINAGKIPVTELPGASYFHHADSFAMMRGGHLDVCVLGAYQVSATGDLANWSTGKPGAIPAVGGAMDLAIGAKDTYVMMDLFTKKGDRKLMPECTFPLTGVGCVSRIYADKGVFLLDSSGVVKVRELHGITFEELQATHEGVTFEEVDASA; encoded by the coding sequence ATGGGCTTCACCCACACCGAGAACCCGCTGAGCCACGAGGAGCTGGCCCAGGTGATCGCCGCGGACATCGCCCCCGGCTCCTACGTGAACCTGGGCATCGGCCAGCCGACCACGGTGTCCGACTACCTCGACGCGGACCAGCACGTCACCCTGCACACCGAGAACGGCATGCTCGGCTTCGGCCCGCAGGCCCACGGCGAGCAGGTCGACGAGGACCTCATCAACGCCGGCAAGATCCCGGTGACCGAGCTGCCCGGCGCCTCCTACTTCCACCACGCGGACTCGTTCGCCATGATGCGCGGCGGCCACCTGGACGTGTGCGTGCTGGGCGCGTACCAGGTCTCCGCCACCGGCGACCTCGCCAACTGGTCCACCGGCAAGCCGGGGGCGATCCCCGCCGTCGGCGGCGCGATGGACCTGGCCATCGGGGCCAAGGACACCTACGTGATGATGGACCTCTTCACCAAGAAGGGCGACCGCAAGCTGATGCCCGAGTGCACGTTCCCGCTCACCGGCGTGGGCTGCGTGTCCCGCATCTACGCGGACAAGGGCGTGTTCCTGCTGGACTCCTCCGGCGTGGTGAAGGTCCGCGAGCTGCACGGCATCACCTTCGAGGAACTGCAGGCCACCCACGAGGGCGTCACCTTCGAGGAGGTCGACGCCTCCGCCTGA
- a CDS encoding ABC transporter ATP-binding protein, which produces MSLLEVHDVDKSFTTAASEVPVLRGVSLSVPAGQMHAVTGPSGSGKSTLLRILACLDSPDAGEVLLEGVPLPPPWSRGGDRHRNRRCGIVLQDFALMEHATALDNVLLPLRYGPGGGSRAEQRRRAALALDRVGLADRAHHRARTLSGGEKQRVAVARALINDPPLVLADEPTGALDQARTRDVVKLLRSAVGPQRAVVVVTHDPEVAAACDQRWHLEDGRLHSQG; this is translated from the coding sequence ATGAGCCTGCTCGAGGTCCACGACGTGGACAAGTCCTTCACCACTGCCGCCTCGGAGGTCCCCGTGCTGCGCGGGGTGTCCCTGAGCGTGCCGGCCGGGCAGATGCATGCCGTCACCGGGCCCTCCGGCTCCGGCAAGTCCACCCTGCTGCGGATCCTCGCGTGCCTGGACTCCCCGGACGCCGGAGAGGTCCTGCTCGAGGGGGTCCCGTTGCCGCCGCCCTGGAGCCGCGGTGGGGACCGGCACCGCAACCGGCGGTGCGGGATCGTCCTCCAGGACTTCGCCCTCATGGAGCACGCCACGGCCCTGGACAACGTGCTGCTGCCCCTGCGCTACGGGCCGGGCGGAGGCTCCCGGGCCGAGCAGCGCCGTCGCGCCGCGCTGGCGCTCGACCGGGTCGGCCTGGCCGATCGCGCGCACCACCGGGCCCGCACCCTCTCCGGCGGGGAGAAGCAGCGCGTGGCGGTGGCGCGGGCGCTGATCAACGACCCGCCGCTGGTGCTGGCCGATGAGCCCACCGGCGCGCTGGACCAGGCGCGCACCCGCGACGTCGTCAAGCTGCTGCGCTCGGCGGTCGGCCCACAGCGGGCCGTGGTGGTGGTCACCCACGACCCCGAGGTCGCCGCCGCCTGCGACCAGCGGTGGCACCTCGAGGACGGACGGCTCCACAGCCAGGGGTGA